Proteins from a genomic interval of Sulfurimonas sp. HSL3-2:
- the rny gene encoding ribonuclease Y, translating to MLTIVLLGALTAIIGGVVGFFISKKVSSANFEIYVEQARSKAKAIESEAELLLHKANLKSQEIELEARKEYESVKDRVKRDMQDRSDELQRKENEFNRYKESETQKLKNENLALSSERLKLKRNEKSLEIVKHDYESRIDDVIRVLEGASGMTRTEAKTLLLQKVEESSRADIAHIVRKYENEAKAEGQRKANFILAQATTRFAGDFASERLVNNIYLESDELKGRIIGREGRNIKALEMVLGVDIIIDDTPNTIVVSSFNLYRRAIATKTIELLVEDGRIQPARIEDIYQKVCDEFEDKILQEGEDIVAKMGLPPMNPELMRLIGRLRYRASYGQNALAHTLEVAHLAGIMAAEMGGDPLLAKRAGLLHDIGKSLTHDVDGNHVDLGVEVCTRYNESEVVINAIYAHHGHEEIKSVECGAVCAADALSAARPGARREVLESFLKRVSLVEEIASRHNGVKQSYAINAGRELRVIVNATLINDDESVLLAKEIAKEIEEKVQYPGEIKVNVIRETRATVYAK from the coding sequence ATGCTAACTATCGTACTGTTAGGGGCTTTAACAGCCATCATAGGCGGGGTAGTAGGTTTTTTCATTTCTAAAAAAGTTTCAAGTGCTAATTTTGAAATATATGTAGAACAGGCAAGATCTAAAGCAAAAGCTATAGAGAGTGAAGCCGAACTACTTTTACATAAAGCGAATTTAAAATCTCAAGAGATTGAGTTAGAAGCTAGAAAAGAGTACGAGAGTGTAAAAGACCGTGTAAAGCGGGATATGCAGGATCGCTCTGATGAGCTGCAAAGAAAAGAGAATGAGTTTAACCGCTACAAAGAGAGCGAGACTCAAAAGTTAAAAAATGAAAATTTAGCTTTATCTAGTGAAAGATTGAAATTAAAAAGAAATGAGAAATCTCTAGAAATAGTAAAACATGATTATGAATCACGTATAGACGATGTCATAAGAGTTTTAGAAGGTGCTTCGGGGATGACAAGAACCGAAGCCAAAACTCTTCTGCTTCAAAAAGTAGAAGAGAGTTCACGTGCGGATATCGCTCATATTGTAAGAAAGTATGAGAATGAAGCAAAAGCGGAAGGGCAGAGAAAGGCTAATTTTATATTGGCTCAAGCCACTACGCGTTTTGCGGGTGATTTTGCAAGTGAGAGACTGGTAAACAATATCTATCTTGAAAGTGATGAGCTAAAAGGCCGCATCATCGGTAGAGAGGGTAGAAATATTAAAGCGCTAGAGATGGTGCTCGGTGTCGATATCATCATCGATGATACGCCGAACACTATCGTCGTAAGCAGCTTTAATCTTTACCGCAGAGCGATCGCGACAAAAACGATAGAACTGCTTGTGGAAGATGGTCGTATCCAGCCAGCGCGCATAGAGGATATCTATCAAAAAGTGTGCGATGAGTTCGAAGACAAGATCCTTCAAGAGGGTGAAGATATCGTCGCGAAGATGGGACTTCCTCCGATGAATCCGGAGCTGATGAGACTGATCGGAAGACTAAGATACCGTGCGAGTTACGGGCAGAACGCTCTGGCTCATACACTTGAAGTTGCTCATTTGGCAGGCATCATGGCCGCTGAGATGGGCGGTGATCCGTTACTGGCAAAAAGAGCGGGTCTGCTTCACGATATCGGTAAGTCTCTGACTCACGATGTTGACGGGAATCACGTTGATCTTGGCGTAGAGGTCTGTACCAGATACAACGAGAGTGAGGTGGTCATAAACGCTATCTATGCACACCACGGACATGAAGAGATCAAAAGTGTGGAGTGTGGGGCTGTCTGTGCTGCAGATGCACTTTCAGCTGCACGTCCGGGCGCAAGACGAGAAGTTTTAGAGAGCTTCTTAAAACGTGTGAGTCTGGTCGAAGAGATCGCTTCAAGACACAACGGCGTCAAACAGTCGTACGCAATTAATGCGGGTCGTGAACTGAGAGTCATCGTGAATGCAACATTGATAAACGATGATGAGTCTGTACTTTTGGCTAAAGAGATCGCTAAAGAGATAGAGGAAAAAGTCCAATATCCGGGCGAGATAAAAGTAAACGTGATACGCGAGACAAGAGCTACGGTCTACGCGAAGTAA
- a CDS encoding 5-formyltetrahydrofolate cyclo-ligase yields MDTTKENFRQNCLNKLCRSSKFNKIYRDNLVNNQIISLLKDAKGLNVLCYWPLDLEVDIRKSIRFIRKKNNVLLPFMQEISFKMVPFRLPLSRKKFNIYEAGNSFKNIRKIDVAIIPAVGVDIKSRRIGFGKGMYDRFFEKLKNDPYKIFLQSQICYTDKDICDDHDISCDILITPRIRLLHRRKLNANYRTVRGFNSHHRRGSRFFHF; encoded by the coding sequence ATGGACACGACAAAAGAGAATTTTCGCCAAAATTGCTTAAATAAATTATGCAGATCATCAAAATTCAACAAAATCTACCGTGATAACCTGGTAAACAATCAGATTATATCACTTTTAAAAGATGCAAAAGGACTTAATGTCCTTTGCTATTGGCCGCTTGATTTAGAGGTAGATATAAGAAAATCTATTCGATTTATTCGTAAAAAAAATAATGTTCTTCTTCCATTTATGCAAGAAATCAGTTTTAAAATGGTACCATTCAGATTACCGCTATCACGAAAAAAGTTTAATATATATGAAGCGGGAAACAGTTTTAAAAATATAAGAAAAATTGATGTAGCTATTATTCCAGCGGTTGGAGTTGATATAAAATCGCGACGTATTGGATTTGGAAAAGGGATGTATGATCGTTTCTTTGAAAAACTCAAAAATGATCCATATAAAATTTTTTTACAATCACAGATCTGTTATACAGATAAAGATATCTGTGATGACCATGATATATCGTGTGATATATTGATAACACCGAGGATAAGATTGTTGCATAGAAGGAAACTAAATGCTAACTATCGTACTGTTAGGGGCTTTAACAGCCATCATAGGCGGGGTAGTAGGTTTTTTCATTTCTAA
- a CDS encoding TlpA disulfide reductase family protein, giving the protein MLKKSLIISALTITLFFQACSDDKSDENSMVASNQFVLNDLAKESHTIVKEGNNFTLDNLKGKVVIFDIFATWCPPCRAEASHLAALQAKYKDDLVVAGLSIQKDLTAADIVEFKNEYGANYMMLVSPENRKLAFSIASTLEGLESDFPIPLMVMYKDGNLVNYYIGATPEEFIENDIKKALGK; this is encoded by the coding sequence ATGCTAAAAAAATCACTCATTATCTCTGCTTTAACTATTACGCTCTTTTTTCAAGCTTGTAGTGACGACAAAAGTGATGAAAACTCTATGGTCGCATCAAATCAGTTTGTTTTAAACGATCTTGCTAAAGAATCACATACGATAGTAAAAGAGGGAAATAACTTTACACTTGATAACCTAAAAGGTAAAGTCGTGATTTTTGACATATTTGCGACATGGTGTCCTCCTTGCCGCGCTGAAGCGTCACATCTTGCAGCACTACAGGCAAAATATAAAGACGATCTTGTAGTCGCTGGTCTTTCTATACAAAAAGATCTTACCGCTGCAGATATAGTCGAATTTAAAAACGAATACGGTGCAAACTATATGATGCTTGTCTCTCCTGAGAACCGTAAACTGGCTTTTTCGATCGCTTCGACTTTAGAGGGGCTAGAATCGGATTTCCCTATTCCGTTGATGGTAATGTACAAAGACGGTAATCTTGTAAACTACTACATAGGTGCGACACCTGAAGAGTTTATAGAAAACGATATCAAAAAGGCGCTAGGTAAATAA